The Streptomyces laurentii genome contains a region encoding:
- a CDS encoding class I and II aminotransferase (Aspartate aminotransferase family. This family belongs to pyridoxal phosphate (PLP)-dependent aspartate aminotransferase superfamily (fold I). Pyridoxal phosphate combines with an alpha-amino acid to form a compound called a Schiff base or aldimine...; cd00609;~Bifunctional PLP-dependent enzyme with beta-cystathionase and maltose regulon repressor activities [Aminoacid transport andmetabolism]; COG1168;~PFAM: aminotransferase class I and II; KEGG: sgr:SGR_3417 aminotransferase;~catalytic residue [active];~class I and II aminotransferase [Streptomyces flavogriseus ATCC33331];~homodimer interface [polypeptide binding];~identified by MetaGeneAnnotator; putative;~pyridoxal 5'-phosphate binding site [chemical binding]) — MVAELSELSEFDLDREIDRRGTWSVQWDGTADRFGVSDLLPFTISDMDFASPPAVLDALRDRVGHGVFGYTDWRLGDFRTAVRDWYATRYGADVDPEAMVYAPSVLNQLSQLLRMWTEPGDGIVVHTPTYDGFRKAVTGLGRELRGVPVGDPEALERELARPGSRMLLLCSPHNPTGRVWTKAELTGFARLAERYGVAVVSDEIHADMTGAGHRHVPWTEIAPAGPGRRWALITSGTKAFNFPALSGSYGFLGDPADRAAFVQRMETGEGLASPAVLSLTAHIAAYRHGAPWLDALRAYVAGTMELVRGRLADGLPELGWTPPQAGYLAWIDLRPLGIDSPEREAALQEELVTREKVAIMPGGTYGTPGFVRLNLGCPRAKAERGVDALVRAANRLRG; from the coding sequence ATGGTGGCCGAGTTGTCTGAGTTGTCTGAGTTTGATCTCGACCGGGAGATAGACCGGCGGGGGACCTGGTCCGTCCAGTGGGACGGCACAGCCGACCGCTTCGGCGTCTCCGACCTGCTGCCGTTCACCATCTCCGACATGGACTTCGCGTCCCCGCCCGCCGTCCTCGACGCGCTGCGCGACCGGGTCGGCCACGGCGTCTTCGGCTACACCGACTGGCGGCTCGGGGACTTCCGCACGGCGGTACGGGACTGGTACGCGACCCGGTACGGCGCCGACGTCGACCCCGAGGCCATGGTCTACGCGCCCTCCGTGCTCAACCAGCTGTCCCAGCTTCTGCGCATGTGGACCGAGCCCGGCGACGGCATCGTCGTCCACACCCCCACCTACGACGGCTTCCGCAAGGCCGTCACCGGCCTCGGCCGCGAGCTGCGCGGCGTCCCGGTCGGCGACCCGGAGGCCCTGGAGCGCGAGCTGGCCCGGCCCGGCAGCCGGATGCTGCTGCTCTGCTCCCCGCACAACCCGACCGGCCGGGTGTGGACGAAGGCCGAGCTGACCGGGTTCGCCCGGCTGGCCGAGCGGTACGGCGTCGCCGTCGTCAGCGACGAGATCCACGCCGACATGACCGGTGCCGGTCACCGTCACGTGCCGTGGACCGAGATCGCACCAGCGGGTCCGGGCCGGCGCTGGGCGCTGATCACCTCCGGCACCAAGGCGTTCAACTTCCCCGCGCTCTCCGGCTCGTACGGCTTCCTCGGTGACCCGGCCGACCGCGCCGCGTTCGTCCAGCGGATGGAGACCGGCGAGGGCCTGGCGTCCCCGGCGGTCCTCTCCCTCACCGCCCACATCGCCGCCTACCGGCACGGCGCGCCCTGGCTGGACGCGCTGCGCGCCTACGTCGCCGGGACGATGGAGCTGGTCCGGGGGCGCCTCGCCGACGGGCTGCCCGAGCTGGGCTGGACCCCGCCGCAGGCCGGCTACCTGGCCTGGATCGACCTGCGCCCGCTGGGCATCGACAGCCCCGAGCGGGAGGCCGCGCTCCAGGAGGAGCTGGTGACCCGGGAGAAGGTCGCGATCATGCCGGGCGGCACGTACGGCACCCCGGGCTTCGTCCGTCTGAACCTCGGCTGCCCGCGGGCCAAGGCCGAGCGGGGCGTGGACGCGCTGGTCCGGGCGGCCAACCGGCTGCGGGGCTGA
- a CDS encoding hypothetical protein (identified by MetaGeneAnnotator; putative;~sequence version:1), with the protein MEHEVFVPVPAEVLRATLADPARLARCVPGFQQDADAAAGPLAGRLKVRVGGNTITYRGAWHVTERPGGFAVEGEGAEVRGKGTVTCGLTVALGPLAGGTTLGFTGSVTATGRLADAAEEARNAAGARMLDRFAEALAAVADVEAELAAEGTGEGTGAGVAAGATAGEATDDKATDDEATDDEAAVDDDGVDDDGVDDGVEEPGGHTSVFDTPVPPPSLDPRADEDFGKDADADTDAGKNTDGDGSAPAGGPAKNGSPATRTPPRRTASGTTPPPAGPAGRPPRPRTPGAR; encoded by the coding sequence ATGGAGCATGAGGTGTTCGTTCCGGTCCCGGCCGAGGTCCTGCGGGCCACCCTCGCCGACCCCGCGCGGCTGGCGCGCTGCGTCCCGGGGTTCCAGCAGGACGCCGACGCGGCCGCCGGTCCGCTCGCGGGCCGGCTGAAGGTCCGGGTCGGCGGCAACACCATCACCTACCGCGGCGCCTGGCACGTCACCGAGCGGCCCGGCGGGTTCGCCGTCGAGGGCGAGGGCGCCGAGGTCCGCGGCAAGGGCACCGTGACCTGCGGGCTCACCGTGGCGCTCGGCCCGCTCGCCGGGGGCACCACGCTCGGCTTCACCGGCTCGGTCACCGCGACCGGACGGCTCGCCGACGCCGCCGAGGAGGCCCGGAACGCGGCCGGGGCCCGGATGCTCGACCGGTTCGCGGAGGCGCTGGCCGCCGTCGCGGACGTCGAGGCCGAACTGGCCGCCGAGGGCACGGGCGAGGGGACGGGCGCGGGCGTGGCTGCGGGCGCCACCGCGGGCGAGGCCACCGACGACAAGGCCACCGACGACGAGGCCACCGACGACGAGGCCGCCGTGGACGACGACGGGGTGGACGACGACGGGGTGGACGACGGCGTGGAGGAACCGGGCGGCCACACCTCGGTCTTCGACACCCCGGTCCCGCCCCCGTCCCTGGACCCCCGCGCCGACGAGGACTTCGGCAAGGACGCGGACGCCGACACCGACGCCGGGAAGAACACGGACGGCGACGGCTCCGCCCCGGCCGGCGGCCCGGCGAAGAACGGATCCCCCGCGACGCGGACGCCGCCCCGAAGAACGGCAAGCGGGACGACGCCACCGCCGGCCGGGCCGGCCGGCCGCCCGCCGAGGCCGCGCACGCCCGGCGCACGATGA
- a CDS encoding carbon monoxide dehydrogenase subunit G (PFAM: carbon monoxide dehydrogenase subunit G; KEGG: sgr:SGR_3421 hypothetical protein;~carbon monoxide dehydrogenase subunit G [Streptomyces sp. SirexAA- E];~identified by MetaGeneAnnotator; putative): MIGRSAEEVDHAPPRGRYAPMPAAETSSAGATLRWIAPAAALAVASAVVVHRALRRRR; the protein is encoded by the coding sequence ATGATCGGCCGCAGCGCCGAGGAGGTCGACCACGCCCCGCCGCGCGGCCGGTACGCCCCCATGCCCGCCGCCGAGACCTCCAGCGCCGGCGCGACCCTGCGCTGGATCGCCCCCGCCGCCGCCCTCGCGGTCGCCTCCGCCGTCGTCGTCCACCGCGCCCTGCGCCGCCGCCGCTGA
- a CDS encoding fructose-bisphosphate aldolase (Fructose-bisphosphate aldolase [Streptomyces davawensis JCM4913];~Fructose/tagarose-bisphosphate aldolase class II. This family includes fructose-1,6-bisphosphate (FBP) and tagarose 1,6-bisphosphate (TBP) aldolases. FBP-aldolase is homodimeric and used in gluconeogenesis and glycolysis; the enzyme controls the...; cl17181;~Na+ binding site [ion binding];~fructose-bisphosphate aldolase; Provisional;~identified by MetaGeneAnnotator; putative;~intersubunit interface [polypeptide binding];~zinc binding site [ion binding]), translating into MPIATPEVYNQMLDRAKSGKFAYPAINVTSSQTLHAALRGFAEAESDGIIQISTGGAEFLGGQHKKDMVTGAVALAEFAHIVAAKYDVNIALHTDHCPKDKLDGYVRPLIALSEERVKAGGNPLFQSHMWDGSAETLADNLAIAQELLPRAAAAKIILEVEITPTGGEEDGVTHEINDELYTSVEDAIRTAEALGLGEKGRYLLAASFGNVHGVYKPGNVVLRPELLKDLQAGVAEKFGTTSPFDFVFHGGSGSTAEEIAIAIENGVVKMNLDTDTQYAFTRPVADHMFKNYDGVLKVDGEVGKKSTYDPRTWGKLAEAGMATRVTEACVALRSAGNKMK; encoded by the coding sequence ATGCCCATCGCAACTCCCGAGGTCTACAACCAGATGCTCGACCGGGCGAAGTCAGGCAAGTTCGCCTACCCGGCCATCAACGTCACCTCGTCCCAGACCCTGCACGCCGCCCTGCGCGGTTTCGCGGAGGCCGAGAGCGACGGCATCATCCAGATCTCGACCGGTGGCGCCGAGTTCCTGGGCGGCCAGCACAAGAAGGACATGGTCACGGGCGCGGTCGCCCTGGCCGAGTTCGCGCACATCGTCGCCGCGAAGTACGACGTCAACATCGCGCTGCACACCGACCACTGCCCCAAGGACAAGCTCGACGGCTACGTCCGCCCGTTGATCGCCCTCTCCGAGGAGCGCGTCAAGGCCGGTGGCAACCCGCTCTTCCAGTCGCACATGTGGGACGGCTCCGCCGAGACCCTCGCCGACAACCTGGCGATCGCCCAGGAGCTGCTGCCCCGCGCCGCCGCCGCCAAGATCATCCTTGAGGTCGAGATCACCCCGACCGGCGGCGAGGAGGACGGCGTCACCCACGAGATCAACGACGAGCTGTACACCTCCGTCGAGGACGCCATCCGCACCGCCGAGGCCCTCGGCCTGGGCGAGAAGGGCCGCTACCTGCTGGCCGCCTCGTTCGGCAACGTCCACGGCGTGTACAAGCCGGGCAACGTCGTGCTCCGTCCCGAGCTGCTCAAGGATCTCCAGGCGGGCGTCGCCGAGAAGTTCGGCACCACCTCTCCGTTCGACTTCGTCTTCCACGGCGGCTCCGGCTCCACCGCCGAGGAGATCGCCATCGCCATCGAGAACGGCGTGGTGAAGATGAACCTCGACACCGACACCCAGTACGCCTTCACGCGTCCGGTGGCGGACCACATGTTCAAGAACTACGACGGTGTCCTGAAGGTCGACGGCGAGGTCGGCAAGAAGTCCACCTACGACCCGCGCACCTGGGGCAAGCTCGCCGAGGCCGGCATGGCCACGCGCGTGACCGAGGCGTGCGTCGCGCTGCGCTCGGCCGGCAACAAGATGAAGTGA
- a CDS encoding transmembrane efflux protein (The Major Facilitator Superfamily (MFS) isa large and diverse group of secondary transporters that includes uniporters, symporters, and antiporters. MFS proteins facilitate the transport across cytoplasmic or internal membranes of a variety of...; cd06174;~drug resistance transporter, EmrB/QacA subfamily; TIGR00711;~identified by MetaGeneAnnotator; putative;~putative substrate translocation pore;~transmembrane efflux protein [Streptomyces lividans TK24]) — protein sequence MANGDGAGAAGTGAVPGPGGRGGAGGVRLSSGTGRWIVVTTVLGSGMAMLDSTVVNVALPHIGESLGADLAALQWTVNAYMVTLAGLILLGGSLGDRYGRRRVFVIGVVWFAAASLLCGIAPTSGILIAARALQGVGGALLTPGSLALIQASFRADDRARAVGLWSGFGGVAGAIGPFVGGWLVDGPGWRWVFFLNIPLALICVPVALRHVPESHDGTAHGRFDVSGAVLGASALALVTYALIARVWWAGAAGILVGAWFVLVERRRGETAMVPPSIFRSRTFTAINLVTLCVYAAFSGFFFLAALQLQVVSGYSALGAGTALLPTTVLMLLLSAKSGELGEKTGPRLPLTIGPLLCAAGMLLMLRVGPNAAYLTDVLPALLVLGLGMVTLVAPLTATVLASVDVSRAGLASGINNAAARAAGLIAVAALPLLAGMGPEAYRSAVQFDAAFGRAMTICAGVLVAGSLLAWFTLRTPSKTELRPECQVHCGVGAPPLDPGEVTGAGRAPGPA from the coding sequence ATGGCCAACGGCGACGGCGCGGGAGCAGCGGGTACGGGGGCGGTGCCGGGCCCGGGCGGCCGCGGCGGCGCGGGCGGTGTCCGGCTCTCCTCCGGGACCGGGCGGTGGATCGTGGTCACCACGGTCCTCGGCTCGGGCATGGCGATGCTCGACTCCACCGTCGTCAACGTCGCCCTGCCCCACATCGGCGAGTCCCTGGGCGCCGACCTGGCCGCCCTCCAGTGGACCGTCAACGCCTACATGGTCACCCTCGCCGGCCTGATCCTGCTGGGCGGTTCGCTCGGCGACCGCTACGGGCGGCGGCGGGTGTTCGTCATCGGGGTGGTGTGGTTCGCGGCGGCCTCGCTGCTGTGCGGCATCGCCCCGACCTCCGGCATCCTCATCGCGGCCCGCGCCCTGCAGGGCGTCGGCGGGGCGCTGCTCACGCCGGGCTCGCTCGCGCTGATCCAGGCCAGCTTCCGCGCGGACGACCGGGCCCGGGCGGTCGGCCTGTGGTCCGGGTTCGGCGGGGTGGCCGGGGCGATCGGGCCGTTCGTCGGCGGCTGGCTGGTCGACGGACCCGGCTGGCGCTGGGTGTTCTTCCTGAACATCCCGCTCGCGCTGATCTGCGTGCCCGTCGCGCTGCGGCACGTCCCCGAGTCCCACGACGGGACCGCGCACGGCCGGTTCGACGTGTCCGGCGCGGTCCTCGGCGCGTCGGCGCTCGCGCTCGTGACGTACGCGCTGATCGCCCGGGTCTGGTGGGCGGGAGCGGCCGGGATCCTGGTCGGCGCCTGGTTCGTGCTGGTGGAGCGGCGGCGCGGCGAGACCGCGATGGTGCCGCCGTCGATCTTCCGCTCCCGGACGTTCACCGCGATCAACCTGGTGACGCTGTGCGTGTACGCGGCGTTCAGCGGCTTCTTCTTCCTGGCCGCGCTCCAGCTCCAGGTCGTGTCCGGCTACTCGGCCCTCGGCGCCGGGACCGCCCTGCTGCCGACGACGGTCCTGATGCTGCTGCTGTCGGCGAAGTCCGGCGAGCTGGGCGAGAAGACCGGGCCCCGGCTGCCGCTGACGATCGGGCCGCTGCTGTGCGCGGCGGGCATGCTGCTGATGCTGCGGGTCGGCCCGAACGCCGCGTATCTGACGGACGTCCTGCCCGCGCTGCTGGTCCTCGGCCTGGGCATGGTCACGCTGGTGGCGCCGCTGACGGCGACCGTCCTCGCCTCCGTGGACGTCTCCCGGGCGGGCCTGGCCAGCGGCATCAACAACGCGGCGGCCCGGGCGGCGGGCCTGATCGCGGTGGCCGCGCTGCCGCTGCTCGCGGGCATGGGCCCGGAGGCGTACCGCTCGGCGGTCCAGTTCGACGCGGCGTTCGGGCGGGCGATGACGATCTGCGCGGGCGTCCTGGTGGCGGGCTCGCTGCTCGCCTGGTTCACCCTGCGCACCCCGTCGAAGACGGAGCTGCGGCCTGAATGCCAGGTGCACTGCGGGGTCGGCGCCCCGCCGCTGGACCCGGGCGAGGTGACGGGGGCGGGAAGGGCCCCGGGCCCGGCCTGA
- a CDS encoding orotate phosphoribosyltransferase (identified by MetaGeneAnnotator; putative;~orotate phosphoribosyltransferase [Streptomyces cattleya NRRL 8057 = DSM46488];~orotate phosphoribosyltransferase; Validated; PRK00455) — MTDVRAELLQQIKDKAVVHGKVTLSSGLEADYYVDLRRITLDGAAAPLVGQVMRELTKDLEFDAVGGLTLGADPVATSMLHAAAAHGERLDAFVVRKAAKAHGMQRQVEGPDIKGRRVLVVEDTSTTGGSPLTAVEAARAAGAEVVAVATIVDRATGAGEKISTTAGVPYLYAYALDELGLA, encoded by the coding sequence ATGACTGACGTACGTGCTGAGCTGCTCCAGCAGATCAAGGACAAGGCCGTGGTGCACGGCAAGGTGACCCTCTCCTCGGGTCTTGAGGCCGACTACTACGTGGACCTTCGCCGGATCACGCTCGACGGTGCCGCGGCGCCGCTGGTCGGTCAGGTCATGCGCGAGCTGACCAAGGATCTGGAGTTCGACGCGGTCGGCGGTCTGACCCTGGGCGCCGACCCGGTCGCCACCTCGATGCTGCACGCCGCCGCCGCGCACGGCGAGCGCCTGGACGCCTTCGTGGTCCGCAAGGCCGCCAAGGCGCACGGTATGCAGCGTCAGGTCGAGGGTCCGGACATCAAGGGCCGCCGCGTCCTGGTGGTCGAGGACACCTCGACCACCGGTGGTTCGCCGCTGACCGCCGTCGAGGCGGCCCGCGCGGCGGGCGCCGAGGTCGTCGCCGTCGCCACGATCGTCGACCGCGCGACGGGCGCGGGCGAGAAGATCAGCACCACGGCCGGCGTCCCCTACCTCTACGCGTACGCGCTGGACGAGCTGGGCCTCGCCTGA
- a CDS encoding hypothetical protein (DUF2617 domain containing protein [Streptomyces fulvissimus DSM40593];~Protein of unknown function DUF2617; pfam10936;~UniProt-pubmed:11572948; UniProt-pubmed:21463507; UniProt-pubmed:18375553; UniProt-pubmed:12000953; UniProt-pubmed:20064060; UniProt-pubmed:21551298;~identified by MetaGeneAnnotator; putative), with translation MLTILKTSYTDTRAADLAWALGREPLPALAVLDLELAGAKLQLRLLGASHQVLLEEADRCCSETVACMPGSSTPLPLGVSKRVGDWEYEFAARVEILNQGSFAGRAQELLALVADHPHGLAGTFPGSPYAFTAMLAQRHEGQVRWRTWHAYPQEGRLVVTRTRIGARMPAML, from the coding sequence ATGCTCACGATTCTGAAAACCTCCTACACCGATACGCGTGCGGCCGATCTGGCCTGGGCGCTGGGGCGCGAACCGCTGCCCGCGCTGGCCGTACTCGATCTCGAACTCGCCGGAGCGAAACTGCAGTTGCGGCTGCTCGGCGCCTCCCACCAAGTGCTCCTGGAGGAGGCCGACCGCTGCTGCTCGGAGACCGTCGCCTGCATGCCGGGCAGCAGCACCCCGCTGCCGCTCGGCGTGTCCAAGCGGGTGGGCGACTGGGAATACGAGTTCGCGGCCCGCGTCGAGATCCTGAACCAGGGCTCGTTCGCCGGCCGCGCGCAGGAACTGCTCGCCCTCGTCGCCGACCATCCCCACGGCCTCGCCGGGACCTTCCCCGGCTCGCCGTACGCCTTCACGGCGATGCTCGCGCAGCGCCACGAAGGCCAGGTGCGCTGGCGCACCTGGCACGCGTACCCACAGGAAGGGCGGTTGGTGGTGACGAGAACCCGGATCGGGGCGCGTATGCCCGCGATGCTCTGA
- a CDS encoding aldose epimerase family protein (aldose 1-epimerase superfamily; cl14648;~aldose epimerase family protein [Streptomyces venezuelae ATCC10712];~catalytic residues [active];~identified by MetaGeneAnnotator; putative) produces MSNLTRLTAGDAELTIDPDHGCRIESLRLGDTELLVSGEHFGSFVMVPWAGRTENGRFRDGAAVHQLPVHGHAAPHAIHGTVRDQHWKTARATATTAAFTTELGDPWPYAGKVTQTVELTEDSLTLQLGVEAADDSFPAQAGWHPWFRRSLDGGPDVEIGFQPAWQEERGTNHLPTGRRIDPLPGPWDDCFGMPDGVDVTLTWPERLELRITSRAEWVVVYDEPADSVCVEPQSGPPNGLNTHPRLVTPIDPLEIATTWRWRRL; encoded by the coding sequence GTGAGCAATCTGACGCGACTGACGGCCGGCGACGCCGAACTGACCATCGACCCGGACCACGGCTGCCGCATCGAGAGCCTGCGCCTCGGGGACACCGAACTGCTGGTGAGCGGCGAGCACTTCGGCTCCTTCGTGATGGTGCCCTGGGCGGGCCGGACCGAGAACGGCCGGTTCCGCGACGGCGCCGCCGTCCACCAGCTGCCCGTCCACGGGCACGCGGCGCCGCACGCCATCCACGGCACCGTCCGCGACCAGCACTGGAAGACGGCGCGGGCGACGGCCACCACGGCCGCCTTCACCACCGAACTCGGGGACCCCTGGCCGTACGCCGGAAAGGTCACCCAGACCGTGGAGCTGACCGAGGACTCGCTCACCCTCCAGCTCGGTGTCGAGGCCGCCGACGACTCCTTCCCGGCGCAGGCCGGCTGGCACCCCTGGTTCCGCCGCTCGCTGGACGGCGGCCCGGACGTCGAGATCGGCTTCCAGCCGGCCTGGCAGGAGGAGCGCGGCACGAACCACCTGCCCACCGGCCGCCGGATCGACCCGCTCCCCGGCCCCTGGGACGACTGCTTCGGCATGCCGGACGGGGTCGACGTCACCCTCACCTGGCCGGAGCGGCTGGAGCTGCGGATCACCAGCCGCGCCGAGTGGGTGGTGGTCTACGACGAGCCCGCCGACTCGGTCTGCGTCGAGCCGCAGTCCGGCCCGCCCAACGGCCTCAACACCCACCCGCGTCTCGTCACCCCGATCGACCCGCTGGAGATCGCGACGACCTGGCGCTGGCGGAGGCTCTGA
- a CDS encoding spermidine synthase (S-adenosylmethionine binding site [chemical binding];~S-adenosylmethionine-dependent methyltransferases (SAM or AdoMet-MTase), class I; AdoMet-MTases are enzymes that use S-adenosyl-L-methionine (SAM or AdoMet) as a substrate for methyltransfer, creating the product S-adenosyl-L-homocysteine (AdoHcy); cd02440;~Spermidine synthase [Streptomyces venezuelae ATCC10712];~identified by MetaGeneAnnotator; putative;~spermidine synthase; Provisional): MIDPPVTLSTLPRPPRQAVRPPVRPGAVRYPVLAVVFVCSACGLVYELELVALASYLIGDSVTQASVVLSVMVFAMGIGSLLAKRLRCRAAVGFGMLEAGLALVGGGSAMALYAAFAWLGPSQYVLVAFSLAIGVLIGAEIPLLMSLIQRAETVRSRGAGAEGSLAAPLGMPGGRRGRRRRTGRGWPLTPRARARRGARPPKDPYDAAGTVADLFAADYVGALAGGLAFPFLLLPWLGQLTGALVTGAVNALAGGGLVLWLFRHDLTPRARKLLIGANVFVLALLGTATVLADPFEQAARRAVYGDRILVAVRTDFQEVVVTGRRGSPPDLFLDGRLWADGRDEYRYHEALVHPAMNGRHARVLILGGGDGLAAREVLRYPDVRSVTVVERDPGVVRLARTDPDLAALNGRAFRDRRVTVAYEDAFRRLRAGGGTGDGGGGARYDVVICDLPDPTTTDGTTLYSEEFYGLAAGVLADGGRLVTHAGPAVARPGTYWTVDASLRAAGFATRPYDMDTGTGTGDGDGTETGTGTGPRTTARAGTASGSGPAKDWGFLLAAYGGRAPGLGLAAVVPRPRSLSPAVLATAASRAERTRARAPRRLSPSTLVHPRY; the protein is encoded by the coding sequence ATGATCGACCCGCCCGTGACCCTGTCGACCCTGCCCCGGCCACCCCGACAGGCGGTGCGGCCGCCTGTCCGGCCGGGCGCGGTGCGATATCCGGTCCTCGCGGTGGTCTTCGTCTGCTCCGCCTGCGGCCTGGTCTACGAGCTCGAACTGGTCGCGCTCGCCTCGTACCTGATCGGCGACTCGGTCACCCAGGCGTCCGTCGTACTGTCCGTCATGGTCTTCGCGATGGGCATCGGTTCGCTGCTCGCCAAGCGGCTGCGCTGCCGCGCCGCCGTCGGCTTCGGCATGCTCGAAGCCGGGCTCGCGCTGGTCGGCGGCGGCTCGGCGATGGCGCTGTACGCGGCCTTCGCCTGGCTCGGCCCGTCGCAGTACGTGCTGGTCGCGTTCTCGCTGGCCATCGGCGTGCTCATCGGGGCGGAGATCCCGCTCCTGATGTCGCTCATCCAGCGCGCGGAAACGGTCCGCTCACGGGGAGCGGGGGCCGAGGGCTCCCTGGCCGCGCCCCTCGGGATGCCGGGCGGGCGGCGGGGACGGCGCCGGCGTACGGGCCGGGGCTGGCCGCTGACGCCCCGTGCGCGGGCACGCCGCGGGGCGCGTCCCCCGAAGGACCCGTACGACGCGGCCGGCACGGTCGCCGACCTGTTCGCCGCCGACTACGTGGGCGCGCTGGCCGGCGGCCTCGCCTTCCCGTTCCTGCTGCTGCCCTGGCTCGGGCAGCTCACCGGCGCGCTGGTCACCGGCGCGGTCAACGCGCTCGCGGGCGGCGGGCTGGTGCTGTGGCTGTTCCGGCACGACCTCACGCCCCGCGCGCGGAAACTGCTCATCGGGGCCAACGTCTTCGTGCTCGCCCTCCTCGGCACCGCGACCGTCCTGGCCGACCCCTTCGAACAGGCCGCGCGCCGGGCCGTGTACGGCGACCGCATCCTGGTCGCCGTCCGCACCGACTTCCAGGAGGTGGTGGTCACGGGCCGGCGGGGCAGCCCGCCCGACCTGTTCCTGGACGGGCGGCTGTGGGCGGACGGCCGGGACGAGTACCGCTACCACGAGGCCCTGGTGCACCCGGCGATGAACGGCCGCCACGCGCGCGTCCTGATCCTCGGCGGCGGCGACGGGCTCGCCGCCCGCGAGGTGCTGCGCTACCCGGACGTCCGGTCCGTCACCGTCGTCGAACGCGACCCCGGCGTCGTCCGGCTCGCCCGCACCGACCCGGACCTGGCGGCGCTCAACGGGCGGGCGTTCCGGGACCGCCGGGTGACCGTCGCGTACGAGGACGCCTTCCGCCGGCTGCGCGCCGGGGGCGGGACCGGGGACGGGGGCGGCGGGGCGCGGTACGACGTGGTGATCTGCGATCTGCCGGACCCCACGACCACCGACGGCACCACCCTCTACTCGGAGGAGTTCTACGGACTCGCCGCCGGGGTGCTCGCGGACGGCGGGCGGCTCGTGACCCACGCCGGCCCCGCGGTCGCCCGGCCCGGCACGTACTGGACCGTCGACGCGAGCCTGCGCGCGGCCGGGTTCGCCACCCGGCCGTACGACATGGACACCGGCACCGGCACCGGCGACGGTGACGGCACCGAAACCGGCACGGGCACCGGCCCACGCACGACCGCGCGGGCGGGCACGGCGTCGGGTTCGGGGCCGGCGAAGGACTGGGGCTTCCTGCTCGCGGCGTACGGCGGCCGGGCCCCCGGCCTCGGACTCGCCGCGGTCGTCCCCCGCCCCCGTTCGCTCAGCCCGGCCGTGCTCGCCACGGCCGCGTCCCGCGCCGAGCGCACCCGCGCCCGCGCCCCGCGCCGGCTGTCGCCCTCCACGCTCGTGCACCCCCGCTACTGA